AATAGAAGTCAAACATAATGAGCTAAACAGGGAAGATCTATGCACAGCAGTGAAAATAAACTGGTATGTGTTACCATATTGAATTACCTAAAgtccacaaaaaaaaaactacctcAACATTGGCATAACCCCTGGTATTCCAAGAAAGATTGTGTGGTAGTTACTTTATATGCTCCTAATATTAACCACCTATCTTTTTGGATAAATACATTAGCAGATTCTATCAGTAACTTTCCAAACTAATCTGAACCTAATATTATCTGCATATCTTTCATCAGTCATTGTATTGACAACCACATATTTATTTGTCAGTACAGTGTAAAAAACCATGTAATACTAGTTTCAGTTAATTTCTTCTCACATACCTTGTCACTTATTATTCCACACAGTACCTCTATAGTTTCTGTGCAGTTATTACAAACACTAACTGGAAATATCTTGATTCTAGGTATGTAATTGCTTTAAGAAGTGCAGCTTATTTATGAGCAAGAATACATTGAGCTTTTGGCATTGTTTCAATCAATAGGTAGTGCAATTTCAGATTTTATTTGCAGTTCTTCATGAAACAACTCTTGGGTATTAGGTGGATTTGTAATGACATCCTCTTAATTCACTCATGCAGTCCACTGCTCTTGTCCATATTTTTGTCAACATTTTATGGTTTCATCACACAGATTCTGTTCACATGGTACTCAAGATATGTTAGCAGGTAATATCTATaggaagttttaataaaaaatgtttttacttgaaCAGAGATCCATTGCAAAAACTCTAGCATGTTTAGAAATAGTATCATCAGTGGTGTGGAGTTGAGTATTTATATTTACTCTAAGCCAATGCATATTTGCTGGAAAAAGTCTATGTTTATTAATCATAATGGTGCACTTGTTTGATTTCAAGTCACATACAAAACTATACTTAACCCTACATGTGTTGTACTAAAAAGAATAACACCTATGAGATGGACAGTCAGATGTATTCTTCTAGATTATGTCAGTCCTGTTCAATGTTTAACTAGTTTAAATTAGCATCCTCATATGTTTCACATTCTTGCCACGTTTCAACTGGCAATGCCTGGTGTCCAGAATACCTAATACACATCATATGAGAATGTCCACACTCACAGAGCTTTTAATGTTGTTGCCAAAATGCCAATATCCACTCACCTATGAACATATTCAAGGTAAAATAGCCAAACAATGCTGTAGTGTGATGTCTGATTACATTACAAGATACTAGTTATGAGTGCCTTGACATTTGAAACTGTTTATACTATAACCAACACATTTACTTTTCACACTCATTTGATGAGGTTTTTTTTACTATCATCCTGcatttattcacaatattttttggatttttttttctatattggaAGCCTGAGTTTTTTTTCAGAACTGACTTCATTAACTTATAAGTTACTTCACAGTTCTGATCTATTTAGTTCATAACAATCTTAACTTATTTTCTTATATACTAATCATAAAATGATTATATCTCTGCATCTTGGAGCTCAGCTAATCACATGACACATAATAAGTTGTATAGCATTGTATAGCAAGTAAATGACTTGTCCAACAAACAGTTGTGAAGAGATCTGATAAAGTGACTAGTCTGTGTACAACAAGCTATGATGTAAAAGAAAAGTGAATTATTAtctatttttcatttcaataaatgTTGAAGAAACCTAtgatttcattttacaatttctCTGCTAGTGGAAAATCCATTGCATGGTAACTTTCTAGctgagaaaatatataataacattctacatttcaatataataagtaatattttttaaaaaatacttttataattaatgaataatGTTACTTTACCTCAATCTTGGTCATCCGTATCATACTCTACATTAACTAGTCTTAATGGCTGGTCTACTCATTGCCAGTGCTCTCACAGTTATGTTCCAAAACAATGATAACCGTATAACTTCCCCTCAGAAGGCATTTATCAAAGTAGACTACATCACTGAAATGCATATGTGCTCGGGAAGTCACCAATTTAACTCTGTTTTTTCTGATAAATAATCAAGCTTGGTAAGTCATTTCCAATTAGATAATGCCAgcctgtaaaaatgtaaaaaattgcaaatctgtaaaataaaattaccaatagaaaaacaaaatgaaaatacagAGAGCCATTTAAGGAGTTTAAGAAATTAGAATCATAATTATGGCTCATAAGATTTTTAACGTTACTAAATCAGAAGAATATTGTATTATCTCTGACAGCtctatatacattttgtaactCTAAGAGGTAAACACATGCCGTAATCATAAATAAAATGAGCAAAGTTTTAAAAtcagtaatgtgtgtgtgtgagagagagagaaagaagaaaagtTGAACTAATGAagttatttttgttggttttttgaaggggaaaaagttaaataaatagttGTCATATTTTTGCAAgaataaataatgattaaaatgtttttgtaacataatctgaaattcatattttaataatgtttttattttgttgatactacaaaacttattaaaacacataaaaaactgttggaagaaatatttttttgagTTGGATATTgctgaaaattataaaatcatttattaaacTCTATCTATAGCTGATTATTTCTCCCTTTTTTTAAATGAGCTAAAGTTTACTTCCAATATatcttgattattatttttttaagaataagtTGTTCCAGCTTCACCCAACTTTTGTATCTTTTCAATGTCTGTTTAAGAATTTCAATAAAGACATTCCTTCTTAGCAACTTCCAGTAgcgttatgtgttttattttaaaattatagacctattaattaatgtaaaacagaaatgaaataatatattataaatttttaattaagaaataagcTCCCATctatcaaaaatattatattttttaaattactactgAATTATTGTGTCACTTATATTTTTAAACCTCAAAATCAGTTACTAATAGATTCAGGTCCACAGTTAAAACTATAATGCTATAACTAAGAAAATTAACTCACCTGGATAGTCTGGCAACCCTTTTTCACCAACCCCACCTGGTTCTCCAGGATAACCTATGTGAATAAACAAAGTGACCATAGTGTACAAACAACTCACTTGTtatcaataataaacattttgctaACAGGCTCTATCTATAGCTTATTATTTCTGCTGAAGGCCAGTTTTCTTTCCAACAACTAAAACTCAATACAACAGCACCTTTTTTTTAAGTTAGCTAAAGTTTTCTTCCactaaatcttaaatattattttttattaacttccAAATTTTCATCAATACCATTTTTACTGAATGTCTTTATTTAGGCTGCACTCCAAGATTCTAAAATACGTTATTAACAGTAAAGCAAGACTCTTGTAAAACGAATTACCTTTGGATCCATCTTTTCCAGGGATTCCAGTAGAACCTTCAAATCCAGGGTCTCCTCGTTGTCCCTTCAACCAGGTAATCCTGATAGCCTAGATTCTCCTCTCTCCTGGATATCCAGGAAGTCCTGGAACTCCAGGTTCACCACGATCACCTCTACAGACTTCAGTTGACAGGAGACctggtgaaattaaaataacagctTACACTCTATTGATTTATACAAGTAACTTTGATTATATGAAATGCCTTCATTGTCTCCAAGttcttaaatatttgttatcataaaaataataatctgatAAAGAAACTTTTTCAACTTGCAGGAACATCTTATTTGCATTGAAatataattcaaacaaaaataatgtagatGAATTTACAATATCATGTTTTATTTGGAACTAGAACAAccctaaatatacattttaaagaaaaataaacataatacaacataaatacaCAGAAACATGAAACTAATCCAAAATACAATCATCATAGAATGGGGgagaagaaaatacaaaaaaatggtTTCTTTAATAGTTTTCAGCTTCCTTCACATAAAAgactaagtttttttttatttctgtggtTGTGACATTTCATATTGAAAATAGTAAAAGTAAATAACAACATATGTACAATACCTCGTCGTCCAGGGACTCCAATGTCTCCAACTTGACCTTTACGTCCTTCTGGCCCAGGTCTTCCAGAAATTCCTTCATCACCAACAGATCCTTTTGGTCCAGGTAAGCCCACTATACCTCTTTCTCCATTTggatgtaatataataattttgaattgaaaCTGATGTCTTTTGTAATATGTATCTTTCACTAAGAGTTGGTGTTCACAGCCTCTGACTGTTGAATTAAGTGAATTAAActtcaatattatataatatattataaaacagtgAATAAACGCTTAAAGAAGTTAAACAGAGGGGCCCATTTCAAACATTTCCTGAGATAAAGCGACCACTGAGCATATTACaagacaatttttaaaatttaaataacttttatttctatCTATTCCTAACTTATGCTAGTTTTACTATTATCAAAATCTCGTTATATagtgtaaaactttcaaaaattgaGTTAAATATCACCTTTGTTTTATAAACTACTCAAGATCAGTCTTTATTGATATCAAAAAGTATCCATGTGAGATATTcaatggaaatatatataaatttgtccACTAAAATTAAGAAGCTTTCTATGTAGATGTATCTTCACGGACTTGGCaagctttcaataaacattattagTCTTATGTACATAAAAGTTCACAATTTCTGATAAAGTATTTGtactaaaaattaatgttttaaaataatgagtcAAAGTAGTCACTACTCcaagtgtaaagtgatttcaacctaatatttaaaatacttttctccacttgaaaattaacaaatttattttttacgtaaTCTGTAAAACATCCGAAATAAATTCCAACTTTTTTCGAGAAAGCTTCAGATATTATCTGCTACATTAACTTtcctaattttatgtgaaatcGTAACCACcatacagaataaatcaaaattatcagTTTCCTTTCTttctataataaatttaaaatgtagcaAGAAAACCATAGTTGCTTACacgaaataatataaagttcttaACGTTATACAcctgtttttaattacatttaattgtcACGTGTAAGATACCAACTTGTACAACTTCATTTCCTTTATCACGTGTCAGATAGTGACTTGTACagctttcttttatttatcacatGTCAGATACTGACTTGTACAGATACTAGATTGTACAGCTTTCTTTTCCTCTTCACATGTCAGATACTGACTTGTACAGATACTAGATTGTACAGCTTTCTTTTCCTCTTCACATGTCAGATACTGACTTGTACAGATACTAGATTGTACAGCTCTCTTTTCCTCTTCACATGTCAGATACTCAACTATACAGCTTTTTTCATTTGTCACATGTCAGCTACTGGCATCTACAGTTTCCTTTAATTTATCACATGCAAAAGTTTGGAAAGCCAGCACAGTCCTAGGGATAAACATTCTTCTCTTGCTCCttttatctctctttttttttaaattttaagagcTTATTAAAGAGGAGATGCTAAATTAGAACAGCAACGAGTTAATAAACAAGTCAAAATCATAGACGCAGCCGTTTTTAATTCATAGTATAAGCGTGAAACATTAATGAcgtaacaacaaatatttattaaatatagaaagtaaaaagtatttgttaattattactcaagttattatatcagttatttttaatcAAGAGTGTATATGAAAAGAAAAGCCAAAATCTATGCTTTTTTaagattaaatgaagatatagcTAAAAGATGCTTTGTGGGTTTTACTGTATAACCAAATTTCTTTCGTCTAGGTCCACGGGCAGCTGCCTCCATTGCTTCAATGTCGGTTGGCCTGCTGACATAGTATTATAGTCGCGGAATAAAACTTTGCATCAGAAAGTCCTcgataatttaaataactaatctATTAACTAAAGTCATTGTAAAACAATGTGTTTCGAGTTCTACTGTTTTATAGTTTTGATAGAAGAAATTATTAACCCCTCAGTGGCTcaggggtatgtctgcggacttacaacgctaaactacgggtttcgataccgtgatgggcagagtgcatatagcccattgtgtagctttgtgtttaattcaaaaacaaggaaatattaagtttttctttttgagGCTTTCGCTAGACATATAGATTCctcgaataattattttaataaacaggttaaaatgaagtataataaaatatgtttatgaagtAATGATGCTTATAGAACAATGACAACTCCAAGAACATACCAAGAAAATTGTCACTCCATAATCAAATGATATCTTGTATAAAAAGAACTGACACTATCATAAACAACAGACGAATGCTTTGAGACATAGATTCAGAGAAACCCGCTACTAATCTTCTGCTATGTGTTTAGACCAGAAGAAGTAGATGCTATTAAAGTTAAAAGGTGGTATGAAACTTGGATGATAAACCTTGGAGAGTGGACCGACGGTACAGTACGGGCTGTTGTTTCCAGTGAATGATTAACTAACAAACTTAAAAGTTTGTAAATAGGAAAGAAACTTTGACCATTTGAAGACGCATTCTAACGAGCTCAGAAATTCATAAACAGGAAGCGAGCTGGCACTTTCCATTATGAATAGGGCGACAAATCACTTCGCTACTAGTATAAAAGGTTCTAGAACAGACGCCAGAATGGAGAAAAATCTTGCAAGCACTCCGATCGTTCAAGAAGAAGGAGAAAAGATGTCTCTTACCGTTAGAAAGAGGGCAAataaccctcgtatagttttgtgccaaattcaaaagcaaaaccATCAGTAGAAACGCCAATTCTGACGTGAGCTCTTTGTAAGTATTAAAATGCTATTATTTCTTAAACATCAGTCCATCatgtttaaaagataaattatgtaaatatcaaATGATTGATGCCTTAAATAAACGTGTTATTGGAACTCTTAGTCTCGAGTCTCTTTGTTTCAACTGTAAAGCCACGAGTTAGTTACTGTGTGCTCCATTAGCCCACTGCAtccttactttaaataaatatttcatgtaacagcAGGCAGTATTAGTCAAAACTCCAACGGCTAGGCATGAAACATCCCACACGACCTGCCTGGAAGTTAGCCCACGACCGCATTAAATTTCTTTTGGAAGCTGAACTGAATCTGTGGTATCTTTACGTGGATGTATATTTAAtcaattttgcttttttttacagTCACAAAATCCTGGCTTCAGTAAAAACACCACTCAACACTAAACGTCTGGACTTTGAATCAACAgtacaaatgtataaaaaaattaagtgacTGATATCAATCATAAATGAATAACTTAAAAAAGATTGTTGcctgcaaaatatatatatatgtcggttcatgtatattttctttatctcTGTGATTCACTAGAATAAGACgttgaaaattatataattactaaacaaccACTGTAAACTATTATTACtgtgtgaaaaaataaacattagtgtACAAATGCGTCATTCATTCTTAAACGTCTTTTATGTTTCGGCCATAGGCCTATCAGATCCGACAGAGCCGTTAATTTTTCACAAGGTAATAATGCCGTATAGTCGGGCATGTATAATAGGTCTGCCTGCACCCCCCCATGATCCTCTGAAACCaactttttttgaaatttttaggaTACTTTTGGAGATTAAATATGTTTCCAGTTGCGCTTTCATGGTATAAGGGGGTTTTCGGGCCCTTTTCAAAATGGCCGCCACCGAAAAtcgtaaaattacacaatatatatgaaattatcaTTATTTGCATCCACTTGgcctataatatttaaattgttgttattcacttatgtataaaacacaaattggaccaaaatatggaattttgaaattttgtgacatGGCAAAATTCAAGATGGCGGCCAAATTCTGGTGCATTTTCGCAAAATCGCTCATAACTTTTAAACCAGTTAACGTATAAAGTTGATTTTGGTGTCTAACCATATGTTTTGCCACATAAGGAATTTAATAGAACCATAATTAGAATGATTCATCTAACCCTAGCCATATTAGCAGCATATTAACTGTGCAcaatgagtgcaaagtgattcatGCCATTTTCCGAAAAACGCCCTATTATTCCATTCTATACTCAATGCTTCGTACATTTAATTTCCAACATTTTTCTGAACTAGGTATATAACAAATGACCTTAATCTgctattttataaagtaatatcgctattttatatggtattaaTATCACTGCATACAAAGAAAAACTAGTAAGTATTCATAAAGCTTTAAtcaatgtaatcaaactttacatTGTTACAAGAATAACCATTTGAATATggacaaaaaaaataatatcatgaaaccacactgtttctttatacttcattgtccAAGTCGTCGTCCGAGGAGAAGGACTCAATATCTGGCCCATCCTCATCAGATTCGTCTTCACTCTCATCATAGGCCATGTTGACGTCCAAAATATCTACCAGACTGCCAGGCAGAACAGGCCCCTCAGACCACACCGGATCTAGGATACCATCATTGAGGACCCATCCGTGATCTGTTGGGGGTGGTAGCTTTAGCATTCTCACGTCAAAACGCTTCCACTGCGCAACACGATAGTTGACCCGTTTGATGTGTGGTAAAAGAGATCGGTGACACGGTGGTAGTTTGGACAGGTCTACCTTTGATTGAGATGTCAGAGTTTCGCCTTCACCAACCATCTTGTTCAGCATGAGTTCCCTCACAGAATCAACACTTCTGAGTCGTGGATATTTATACATCAAGCATGTGAACTTCTCTAGCTCATTGGATAACTCGCTGCTGATTGTCCAGTTCTCGCCAAGTTGACAGAAGGTGGCCTGGTAACGAGGGGACTTCTCCAGCTTCTTCAGTGGGGTTATTTTGTCTTTCCCTTGAAGGCGCAGTTTGCATCTTCTCCTGTGAATACATATAACTCCGATCACCGACACCGCTAGGAATAGGGAAGCTCTAAGTCTGTGAGTCTTGTTAACCACCGTCGATTGGTAATTATGCCACCTATaacaaagaaagatattttaaaatgacatgTTAAAATGCATTATTCGTCATGTTTATAGTGTTTGtactatacatgtatatattgcaacttatatatcttatttgattactatgttatttttatatgttttactgaTGTAGTATATGTATGTGCCATATGTGaccagaaagaaatattttttaataagtgtttattCAGTATCATCATCATCGTCTGCCACTCGATTCcttcaaggaacatagggccgcaatcacttgcggattcttcaacagatatttaagtgagtaggttgttaacccactgcaccgagccgtccctaatttagtagtgtaagactagagggaatgcagctagtcatcaccacccaccgccaactcttgggctactctttaccaacgaatagtgggattgaccgtcacattataacgctcccacggctgagagggcgagcatgtttggcgcgacgcgggcgcgaacccgcgaccttcggacgtcttaacacgcttggccatgccgggccgtttattCAGTATAgacttgtacaaaatatttctaaaaattgcTGAATAAAGTCATTTGTTATGTACCTAGTTCAGAAAAATGTTGGAAATCAAATGTACGAAGCATTGAGTATAGAATGGAATAATAGGGCGTTTTTCGGAAAATGACatgaatcactttgcactcattgTGCACAGTTAATATGTTGCTAATATGTCTAGGGTTGAATGAATCATTCTATTTATGGTTCTATTGAATTCTTTATGTGGCAAAACATATGGTTAGACACCAAAATCAAGTTTATACGTTAACTGGTTCAAAAGTTATGAGCGATTTTGCGAAAATGCACCAGAATTTGGCCGCCGTCTTGGATTTCTGCCatgtcacaaaatttcaaaattccatattttggtccaatttgtgttttatacataagtgaataacaacaatttaaatattataggcCAAGTGGATGCAAATAATGatcatttcatatatattgtgtaattttacgaTTTTCGGTGGCGGCCATTTTGAAAGGGCCCCAAAACCCCTTATACCATGAAAGCGCAACCGGAAACATATTTAATCTTCAAAAGTATcctaaaaactttcaaaaaagttGGTTTCAGAGGATCATGGAGGGGTGCAGGAAGACCTATTATACATGCCCGACTAGTAAGCGTCCACTTAAAATTATATGCAATGACAAAATTTATTAATACTATTACACATTAGTTTGTGTTCGAATTACGAGAATGTATCAAACATTATATCTGAAGCTGGGATTTTCAAAAATACGATACAAACTTATTAAGACTGATGGTTATTGCTGTAAATATGTATAACTGAACGTCGGCTATATTTCATTACAAACATGACGTTTTTGACGACCAAAATAGTGTAGGTTGTGCTCACAACTACAAATTATTGAAGTGCATTTCTATtacactgaacaaaaatataaacgcCCCATGTGAAATATGGGTGTCACATGAAGAGTATCACCCAATGTTAGTGTATACTCCTTCTACTTGTACAAAATGGATATTTCTCTTGATTAGTGTCCCAAATTTGAGTCTACCATTGCCTGTGAGCATTTGTTCAGTGATGAGTTAATGTCACTGAGTGCATGGGTGTGGCATATCCAGACACTGCTCAAACAGAATGAGCAGTACTCGGACACTCCTTATACTGGGGACAATAAAAGGCCACCCCAAAATGTCAAATTTTGACAAAAGCAGCAATGCCTCAGATGACTCCATCATGCGGGAACGTgccattggcatgttggaaacaGGAATGTCCACCAGAGCGGTCGCTGTGCAACTGAATTTTCACTATCGGACGATAGGACGTTTGAGAGTTCGTTTTCAACAGATGGGCAGTACTGCAAATCGACTTCATCCACGTCGGCTACGTGTGACCACCCCAGCAAAGAAGAGCCACATCCGGCTTGTTCACATGGAGGTGGTCGTGTTATGGTGTGGGCAGGCATCGTGTATGGGCAAACAACACAATTGCACTTCATTGAGGGGAACTTGAATGGGCAACGATATCGGGACGAGATCCTCAACCCAATTATGGTGCCGTTTGTCCGGAAGCATAATGTCACCTTCCAACATGAGAACGCCCGACCACATGTTGCCAAGATCTGCACCGAGTTCCTTGAAACTGAGAACATTCCAGTTCTGGACTGGCCTGCGTATTCGCCAGATATGTAGCCCATAGAGCATCTTTGGGATGTTCTGGATCGACGTGTTCGTGACCATGTTCCACTTCCGGACAATGTGCGTCAGCTCCGTGTGGCACTCCAGCAAGAATGGAATAACATCCCACAGGCCACCATAGACAACCTGGTGAATTCCATGCGAAGGAGATGTGTTGCTCTGACAGAAGCAAATACAGACACAAGATACTGAACAGTGAATTTCTTCAGCCTGACCCCTACAATGTTTGAAGGGGTGACAGTCCTGTTCATATGCCAATATCAAGATGTAAAGGACAGTGATTCGAAGATTATTCAATAACAAATTGAATTGTCGTTGATTTCATATATTGCATGTCCCCAATGTTAATAAAAACTCAAAAGTCTGACATGaaacgtttatatttttgttcagtgtattTAACCTGTATGTTATCAAAGACCACGGAGTTGGTCAGGAATCAGGTGAGTGGATGTATAGATTGTTACTACTACCGTGAGTTTtccatgtttgtattttatcctaTTTTACGTCTTAAATACCGTACAtctgttttgaaacaaaaaccagaatgtaataaaaagaggcaacttcaaattatatggaataggtttgtttatatacagcaatatgtatatagtatagagTTAATTGTTAACTATAATTGAGACCTAAAAAGCTCCTATTATTACCCATATGGATGGAGTTATCCAACTTATTTTCCTCTTAAGGGACACAAACGCACAATTCGGCCTTACAGTTAAAATGAGTGAGGTTTGATAAagttacatttgtatttaattacttaagTAACGGCCATACATAGGGGTATAACGAATGAAGATAATTTGTcttgattaattatcaaattgcTGTCTCGTTCTCGCGACGACCTTAAGTAAGGTCACAGTGCCCTATGTATTCACATTTGATACTTGCAGCTACAGGACTGCAGATATTCGGGGAATTTTAACGAGAATGTGACACAGGGATTAAA
Above is a genomic segment from Tachypleus tridentatus isolate NWPU-2018 chromosome 11, ASM421037v1, whole genome shotgun sequence containing:
- the LOC143232559 gene encoding uncharacterized protein LOC143232559; this encodes MYKYPRLRSVDSVRELMLNKMVGEGETLTSQSKVDLSKLPPCHRSLLPHIKRVNYRVAQWKRFDVRMLKLPPPTDHGWVLNDGILDPVWSEGPVLPGSLVDILDVNMAYDESEDESDEDGPDIESFSSDDDLDNEV